One part of the Nocardioides zeae genome encodes these proteins:
- a CDS encoding PfkB family carbohydrate kinase: MTTSAPPSVPLVTVVGSLNVDRVVDVARLPEPGATVIGTTRSRIGPGGKGANQAAAAATFAGAPGAVAMVGAVGEDSGADLSLDDLRERGVDVAGVRRVPGVATGHATVALDAERQNLIVVDPGANAELGVDDVATDAVRDAAVVLLQLEVPTATVVAAAAHARGTVVLNPAPPPTADERDALLAHADVLVPNRGELAAMLDRPEATDVDAVVEQVRALPFSGTLVVTLGGDGALVVDGERVEHVVAPVVRPVDTTGAGDCFCGVLAVGLARGVELVAAVRAAAAGASCSVTGAGARGRLPVEADTVSPA; encoded by the coding sequence GTGACCACGTCCGCCCCGCCCTCGGTCCCGCTGGTCACGGTCGTCGGCAGCCTCAACGTCGACCGGGTCGTCGACGTCGCCCGCCTGCCCGAGCCGGGTGCCACGGTCATCGGCACGACGCGGTCGCGCATCGGGCCCGGCGGCAAGGGCGCCAACCAGGCGGCGGCCGCCGCGACCTTCGCCGGGGCGCCCGGCGCGGTGGCGATGGTCGGCGCCGTCGGCGAGGACAGCGGTGCCGACCTCTCGCTCGACGACCTGCGGGAGCGCGGCGTGGACGTCGCGGGAGTACGCCGCGTGCCCGGCGTCGCGACGGGCCACGCGACGGTCGCGCTCGACGCGGAGCGCCAGAACCTCATCGTGGTGGACCCGGGAGCCAACGCCGAGCTGGGCGTCGACGACGTCGCGACCGACGCCGTCCGGGACGCGGCGGTCGTGCTGCTGCAGCTCGAGGTGCCGACCGCGACCGTCGTCGCCGCCGCCGCGCACGCGCGCGGGACGGTCGTGCTCAACCCCGCGCCCCCGCCGACGGCCGACGAGCGCGACGCGTTGCTCGCCCACGCCGACGTCCTGGTGCCCAACCGGGGTGAGCTGGCGGCGATGCTCGACCGCCCGGAGGCCACCGACGTGGACGCGGTCGTCGAGCAGGTCCGGGCGCTGCCGTTCTCCGGCACCCTCGTCGTCACCCTGGGCGGGGACGGCGCGCTCGTCGTCGACGGCGAGCGGGTCGAGCACGTCGTCGCCCCGGTGGTGCGACCGGTCGACACGACGGGCGCCGGCGACTGCTTCTGCGGGGTCCTCGCCGTCGGGCTCGCCCGCGGGGTCGAGCTCGTCGCCGCCGTCCGTGCGGCGGCCGCGGGCGCGTCGTGCTCCGTCACCGGCGCCGGCGCGCGAGGACGGCTGCCGGTCGAGGCGGACACGGTGTCGCCCGCCTGA
- a CDS encoding DUF1349 domain-containing protein has product MTNQPWTTGRWTHAPVAAAPDGDDLVVTAAEGSDAWRRTSYGFVHDSAHALVAPFAVGTAVEATFTADLPEQFDQAGVFVAVDEETWVKAGLERSDGRLQLGAVVTHGWSDWSVAPVDDWAGRRVTVRVSRSEDALIVRAGPEGKDRQFVRVTPLDGARPAEAGPYLCSPTRAGLAVRFHAWGVTEADGGLH; this is encoded by the coding sequence ATGACGAACCAGCCCTGGACCACCGGCCGCTGGACGCACGCCCCGGTCGCGGCCGCTCCCGACGGCGACGACCTCGTCGTGACGGCGGCGGAGGGGTCGGACGCGTGGCGCCGCACGTCGTACGGCTTCGTCCACGACTCCGCGCACGCGCTGGTGGCGCCGTTCGCGGTGGGTACGGCGGTGGAGGCGACCTTCACGGCCGACCTGCCCGAGCAGTTCGACCAGGCGGGCGTGTTCGTCGCCGTCGACGAGGAGACCTGGGTGAAGGCCGGGCTGGAGCGCTCCGACGGGCGGCTTCAGCTCGGCGCGGTCGTGACGCACGGGTGGTCGGACTGGTCCGTCGCGCCCGTCGACGACTGGGCGGGGCGGCGCGTCACCGTGCGGGTCAGCCGGTCCGAGGACGCGCTCATCGTGCGGGCGGGTCCGGAGGGCAAGGATCGGCAGTTCGTCAGGGTGACGCCCCTCGACGGGGCGCGCCCCGCGGAGGCGGGGCCGTACCTCTGCTCACCGACCCGTGCGGGGCTCGCCGTGCGGTTCCACGCCTGGGGGGTGACCGAGGCCGACGGGGGCCTGCACTGA
- a CDS encoding PIN domain-containing protein: protein MPDEASRDESVAGVVIDTDVYSALYTDPERASRRGMAVEQWREVLQGTQVLISFQTRAEVMAGMQIGNWGESRKVAAMAKLDSAPTIPADIDVIRSYADLTAACRLIGHALQAKIHSADRWVAASALAKGLPLLSGDRVYRDTPGLRLLG, encoded by the coding sequence ATGCCGGACGAGGCTTCACGGGACGAATCAGTTGCCGGGGTCGTCATCGACACCGACGTATACAGCGCTTTGTACACCGACCCTGAGCGCGCCTCACGACGCGGAATGGCCGTCGAACAGTGGCGAGAGGTGCTGCAAGGAACACAGGTCCTCATCTCCTTCCAGACCCGCGCGGAGGTGATGGCTGGGATGCAGATCGGGAACTGGGGCGAGTCGAGGAAGGTGGCTGCCATGGCCAAGCTGGACAGTGCCCCGACCATCCCGGCTGACATTGACGTCATTCGCTCCTATGCCGACCTGACCGCCGCGTGCCGGCTCATCGGTCACGCCCTGCAGGCCAAGATCCACTCCGCCGACCGGTGGGTCGCGGCCAGTGCGTTGGCGAAGGGCCTGCCGCTGTTGAGCGGCGACCGCGTCTATCGCGACACGCCCGGATTGCGTCTTCTCGGCTGA
- a CDS encoding GMC oxidoreductase, whose product MPALSRRALIGGATAAAAVAGLARPAWATVPVRRDRRRVVIIGSGFGGAVAALRLTQAGVPVTLLEQGRRWPTAPGSDTFPTVSTLDERALFYGSAPELFGRPLSPAPYVGLFNATPSPTMTVMSGVGYGGGSLTYQGMSLVPDRAVFEHEFPAGLDYDELATEHYAEVARMLRLATAPDELIASAPYRAARTFRDRALAAGQSVEKIPMPIDWSFALRELRGELPPSFTNGDCAFGANNGGKHSLDVTYLKAAEETGLLEVRLLHRVTDVARTAAGEWEVTAARTDLRGTRQETVVLTASTLVMGAGSVGTTKMLVRAAATGAIPDLPDAVGRGWGTNADRIYVWSDPLRGFGTPQGGPVVFGSKDWADPARATTVIQASIPPIGIAGLDLDPRSTMMVGYGVSAARGHFAYDGLTDSANLRWLPEGDHAVQYGAIAPRAHKIAGLGSVLVDTNALVPSTWHPLGGVNMGEACDLEGRVLGQKGLYVLDGALLPGTAAACNPSMTIAAVAERAMKRIVRDDVGAVI is encoded by the coding sequence ATGCCTGCTCTGTCCCGTCGCGCCCTCATCGGTGGCGCCACCGCCGCTGCTGCCGTCGCCGGTCTCGCCCGGCCCGCCTGGGCCACGGTCCCCGTCCGCCGCGACCGCCGCCGTGTCGTCATCATCGGCTCGGGCTTCGGTGGCGCGGTCGCCGCGCTCCGGCTCACGCAGGCCGGCGTACCCGTCACCCTCCTCGAGCAGGGCCGCCGCTGGCCGACCGCCCCGGGCAGCGACACCTTCCCGACGGTGTCCACGCTCGACGAGCGGGCGCTCTTCTACGGCTCGGCCCCCGAGCTGTTCGGCCGGCCGCTCAGCCCCGCGCCGTACGTCGGCCTCTTCAACGCCACCCCCAGCCCGACGATGACGGTGATGAGCGGGGTGGGGTACGGCGGCGGCTCGCTCACCTACCAGGGCATGAGCCTCGTGCCGGACCGTGCCGTGTTCGAGCACGAGTTCCCGGCGGGGCTGGACTACGACGAGCTCGCGACCGAGCACTACGCGGAGGTCGCCCGCATGCTCCGCCTGGCCACCGCGCCCGATGAGCTCATCGCCTCCGCGCCGTACCGCGCCGCCCGCACCTTCCGCGACCGCGCCCTCGCCGCCGGCCAGAGCGTCGAGAAGATCCCGATGCCCATCGACTGGAGCTTCGCGCTGCGCGAGCTGCGCGGTGAGCTGCCGCCGTCGTTCACCAACGGCGACTGCGCGTTCGGCGCCAACAACGGCGGCAAGCACAGCCTCGACGTCACGTACCTCAAGGCCGCCGAGGAGACGGGCCTGCTCGAGGTGCGGCTCCTCCACCGCGTCACCGACGTCGCGCGGACCGCCGCGGGGGAGTGGGAGGTGACCGCCGCGCGTACCGACCTCCGCGGCACCCGCCAGGAGACCGTCGTGCTCACCGCGTCCACGCTCGTCATGGGCGCCGGCAGCGTCGGCACGACGAAGATGCTCGTGCGCGCCGCCGCGACCGGCGCGATCCCCGACCTCCCCGACGCCGTGGGCCGCGGCTGGGGCACCAACGCCGACCGGATCTACGTGTGGTCGGACCCGCTGCGCGGGTTCGGTACGCCGCAGGGCGGCCCCGTCGTCTTCGGCAGCAAGGACTGGGCGGACCCGGCACGCGCCACCACGGTCATCCAGGCGTCGATCCCGCCCATCGGCATCGCCGGGCTCGACCTCGACCCGCGCAGCACGATGATGGTCGGCTACGGGGTGAGCGCCGCGCGCGGGCACTTCGCCTACGACGGTCTCACCGACTCCGCCAACCTCCGCTGGCTTCCGGAGGGCGACCACGCGGTGCAGTACGGCGCGATCGCCCCCCGCGCGCACAAGATCGCCGGTTTGGGCTCGGTGCTCGTGGACACCAACGCGCTCGTGCCCTCGACGTGGCACCCGCTCGGCGGCGTCAACATGGGCGAGGCCTGTGACCTGGAGGGGCGGGTGCTGGGGCAGAAGGGGCTGTACGTGCTCGACGGTGCGCTGCTGCCGGGGACGGCTGCTGCGTGCAACCCCTCGATGACCATCGCGGCCGTCGCCGAGCGGGCGATGAAGCGGATCGTGCGGGACGACGTGGGGGCGGTCATCTGA
- a CDS encoding TetR/AcrR family transcriptional regulator gives MSRPEAQRADGRRSRDAILAAAERLLLTGEGLSVSGLAREAGLTRATFYRHFSGTDAVLDALTRSIADTLLPQLLDSLADLPLYAALDRLAGEVVAVAEAYRHVLVSQPHSIEDLARLVVPDEPIASFLADRRGAGELVSDLSDEWLARCVRALCLVAITDGRAGEVVVAELGGALRRLVE, from the coding sequence ATGAGTCGTCCGGAGGCCCAGCGTGCCGACGGACGACGGAGCCGCGACGCGATCCTGGCGGCCGCCGAACGGCTGCTGCTGACGGGCGAGGGCCTGAGCGTCAGCGGCCTCGCCCGGGAGGCGGGCCTGACGCGGGCGACGTTCTACCGCCACTTCAGCGGCACCGACGCCGTCCTCGACGCCCTCACCCGCTCCATCGCCGACACGCTGCTGCCGCAGCTCCTCGACAGCCTCGCCGACCTACCCCTGTACGCCGCGCTCGACCGCCTCGCGGGGGAGGTCGTGGCCGTGGCCGAGGCGTATCGCCACGTGCTCGTGAGCCAGCCTCATTCGATCGAGGACCTGGCGCGGTTGGTGGTGCCGGATGAGCCGATCGCGTCGTTCTTGGCTGATCGGCGGGGGGCGGGGGAGCTGGTTTCTGACTTGAGCGATGAGTGGCTGGCGCGGTGTGTGCGGGCGTTGTGTCTGGTGGCGATCACCGATGGGCGGGCGGGGGAGGTCGTGGTCGCGGAGCTGGGCGGGGCGTTGCGGCGGTTGGTGGAGTGA
- a CDS encoding very short patch repair endonuclease, with translation MFPATRFCFAGVVSSDAPVPTEEPKRKSPGGALSRKMSTLARRDTKPEMALRRELHRRGMRFRVQMKVPGNNRRTIDIAFTKAKLAVYVDGCFWHGCPEHHHAPKSNAEWWRWKVERNRERDRDTDRELGEAGWRVLRIWEHEPVAAAGDLVQVNYMARLEQQHLRRHPN, from the coding sequence ATGTTCCCGGCGACCCGGTTCTGCTTTGCTGGTGTCGTGTCCAGTGACGCGCCCGTCCCGACGGAGGAGCCCAAGCGCAAGAGCCCGGGTGGTGCGCTGAGCCGCAAGATGTCCACCCTGGCGCGGCGGGACACGAAACCAGAGATGGCGCTCCGCCGAGAGCTGCACCGCAGAGGTATGCGTTTCCGCGTGCAGATGAAGGTGCCCGGTAACAACCGCCGGACGATCGACATCGCCTTCACGAAGGCAAAGCTGGCTGTGTACGTCGACGGGTGCTTCTGGCACGGGTGTCCCGAGCACCACCACGCGCCGAAGAGCAACGCGGAGTGGTGGCGCTGGAAGGTGGAGCGCAACCGCGAGCGGGACCGCGACACCGATCGCGAGCTCGGCGAAGCAGGTTGGCGAGTGCTGCGCATCTGGGAGCATGAGCCTGTGGCCGCGGCCGGAGACCTGGTACAGGTCAACTACATGGCCCGGCTCGAGCAGCAGCACCTACGGCGCCACCCGAACTAG
- a CDS encoding DNA cytosine methyltransferase, translating into MTAGRLPMVDATETAEHPADGAAFRFVDLFAGVGGFHAALKAYGGECVYAVEIDKAAAATYARNWGHDPLGDITNDANDDVMNVPPHEVLAAGFPCQPFSKSGAQRGMDETRGTLYWNILRIIEERKPKVVLLENVRNLAGPRHLHEWQVIIETLRAEGYRVSDTPAIFSPHLLPPARGGRPQVRERVFITATHDPSGIGDDSLDVEPVAYPGVGIDGFEPKIEWHLEDLLDDSHNIPGCNLTSAERSWIDAWDEWVQTWYEQTEGRRPPGFPIWADAWTDLAQVLRDFGGVPDYRDLMDADPLLPQWKAGHLAKNYALYFEHREWIDRWAKRHKIYSNGFPASRRKLEWQAQDAARLWDTVMHFRPSGIRAKRPTYLPALVAITQTSIVGPRQRRLSPRETARLQGLPDWYDFGGQKASATYKQMGNGVNVGAVWHVLREHVARDEEILKSTSAGRKILEAVSGAPLSPDEVLAAMR; encoded by the coding sequence ATGACTGCTGGGCGCCTGCCGATGGTTGATGCGACCGAGACTGCGGAGCATCCAGCGGATGGAGCTGCCTTCCGTTTTGTCGACCTCTTCGCGGGAGTTGGCGGGTTTCACGCTGCACTGAAGGCGTACGGGGGCGAATGCGTCTACGCGGTGGAGATCGACAAGGCTGCGGCAGCGACGTATGCGCGGAACTGGGGCCACGATCCTCTCGGTGACATCACGAATGACGCTAACGACGACGTCATGAACGTGCCTCCCCACGAGGTGCTCGCAGCCGGCTTCCCGTGCCAGCCCTTCTCCAAGTCGGGCGCTCAGCGCGGCATGGACGAGACCCGCGGCACGCTCTACTGGAACATCCTCCGCATCATCGAGGAGCGCAAGCCCAAGGTCGTCCTGCTCGAGAACGTCCGCAACCTGGCAGGGCCCCGACACTTGCATGAGTGGCAGGTCATCATCGAGACGCTCCGCGCGGAGGGTTACCGCGTGTCGGACACGCCCGCCATCTTCAGTCCGCACCTTCTCCCGCCAGCCCGCGGCGGGCGACCGCAGGTGCGGGAACGAGTTTTCATCACCGCGACGCACGACCCGTCGGGCATCGGTGACGACAGCCTCGACGTCGAGCCCGTGGCTTACCCGGGTGTCGGGATCGACGGGTTCGAGCCGAAGATCGAATGGCATCTCGAAGATCTCCTGGACGACTCGCATAACATCCCCGGGTGCAACCTCACGTCGGCCGAGCGGTCGTGGATCGACGCGTGGGACGAGTGGGTCCAGACCTGGTACGAGCAGACCGAGGGGCGCCGTCCCCCCGGCTTCCCAATCTGGGCGGATGCGTGGACGGACTTGGCTCAGGTGTTGAGGGACTTCGGCGGCGTGCCGGACTACCGCGACCTCATGGACGCTGACCCTCTGCTTCCGCAATGGAAGGCCGGTCACCTCGCAAAGAACTACGCGCTGTACTTCGAGCACCGAGAGTGGATCGATCGGTGGGCCAAGCGGCACAAGATCTACTCGAATGGCTTCCCGGCGAGCCGGCGGAAGCTGGAGTGGCAGGCCCAGGACGCGGCGCGGCTCTGGGACACGGTCATGCACTTCCGTCCCTCGGGGATTCGCGCCAAGCGGCCCACGTATCTTCCCGCGCTGGTCGCAATAACTCAGACATCAATCGTGGGTCCTCGCCAGCGCCGCCTCTCGCCGAGGGAGACCGCACGGCTGCAGGGCTTGCCGGACTGGTATGACTTCGGCGGGCAGAAGGCCTCTGCGACCTACAAGCAGATGGGCAACGGGGTCAACGTCGGCGCCGTTTGGCATGTCCTTCGTGAGCACGTCGCGCGGGACGAGGAGATCCTCAAGAGCACGTCCGCGGGGAGGAAGATCCTGGAGGCAGTCAGCGGCGCTCCACTGTCCCCCGATGAGGTTCTCGCGGCCATGCGTTAG